The stretch of DNA AGCGCCCCGACACCCCGTTCTGGCTGTTCCTGCTGCTGGCCGCCACCGCCGGGCTGGGCGGCGGGAACTTCTCCTCCTCCATGGCCAACATCAACGCCTTCTTCCCCGAGCGGGAGAAGGGCCTGGCGCTGGGGCTCAACGCCGGCGGCGGCAACATCGGGGTGCCGGTGGTGCAGCTGGCCGGGCTGGCGGTGATCGCCGCGCTCGGCCCGGACGGCGGCGCGCTGCTGGCCGCCGGCTACATCCCGCTGCTGGCCGTCGCCGCCTGGGTGTCGTGGACCCGGATGGACAACCTGGCCGGCGCCCGCGCCGACGCCGGCGCCCAGGCCGCGGCCGCCAAGGACCGCGACTTCTGGATCATGTCCCTGCTCTACATCGGCACCTTCGGGTCCTTCATCGGGTTCTCCTTCGCCTTCGGGCTGCTGCTGCAGAACCAGTTCGGCCGCACCCCGCTGGAGGCCGCCGCCGTCACCTTCCTCGGCCCGCTCATCGGCTCGCTGATCCGCCCGCTCGGCGGCTGGCTGGCCGACCGGTTCGGCGGCGCCCGCGTCACGCTGGCCGCCTTCGCGGCCATGGCCGCCGGCACCGCCCTGATCCTGGCCGCCTCCGCGGTGGGCTCCCTGGCCCCGTTCACCGCCGCCTTCATCGCCCTGTTCGTGCTCACCGGCATCGGCAACGGCTCCACCTACAAGATGAT from Nocardiopsis composta encodes:
- a CDS encoding MFS transporter, encoding MTSRDTAERTGGRWIAHWDPEDRDFWEASGRRIARRNLWASILAEHLGFSVWSIWSVLTLFMVPETGFDFTPAQKFLLVSVVTLVGAVLRVPYTLAVPAFGGRNWTLVSVAALVLPTVVAALLVQRPDTPFWLFLLLAATAGLGGGNFSSSMANINAFFPEREKGLALGLNAGGGNIGVPVVQLAGLAVIAALGPDGGALLAAGYIPLLAVAAWVSWTRMDNLAGARADAGAQAAAAKDRDFWIMSLLYIGTFGSFIGFSFAFGLLLQNQFGRTPLEAAAVTFLGPLIGSLIRPLGGWLADRFGGARVTLAAFAAMAAGTALILAASAVGSLAPFTAAFIALFVLTGIGNGSTYKMIPSIYAARAADLAASGTPRAEAEARFRRISGAALGLVGAVGALGGVAINLVFRQSFETTGGATPAYAAFLGFYLLCAALTWAVYLRRPRTAPASPAAAEAGAR